The Kitasatospora setae KM-6054 genome contains a region encoding:
- a CDS encoding phosphotransferase: MQAVLGSPVAGSQAQTGGFSPGLAVRATLADGRAVFLKGVATDHPVHGMYADEATINRSLSHQVPVPRMLDSWEAGGWLLMAFEDIDGGHPDLSPGSADLPAVIRLLDQLPKTVSPSPIPDAPTVAAVLEGGFHGWQALADQQAELDSWSARHLDRLAAVERDWLAESAGDCLLHVDLRADNMLMRDGDALAIDWAYLHQGAAWIDPAFLVPQLIRAGHTPAQAEALIADVASWAAAPPDAITAFAAAQAGYWERGSRLPAPPGVPYLRGYQAAMAAVGRTWIGFRTGWH; the protein is encoded by the coding sequence GTGCAAGCGGTCCTCGGCTCGCCCGTCGCCGGCTCCCAGGCCCAGACCGGCGGATTCAGCCCCGGCCTCGCAGTCCGTGCCACCCTCGCCGACGGCCGGGCGGTGTTCCTCAAGGGCGTCGCCACCGACCACCCCGTCCACGGGATGTACGCCGACGAAGCGACGATCAACCGCAGCCTGAGCCACCAAGTCCCCGTACCGCGGATGCTCGACTCCTGGGAGGCGGGCGGGTGGCTGTTGATGGCTTTCGAAGACATCGACGGCGGCCACCCCGACCTCAGCCCCGGCTCGGCCGACCTCCCCGCCGTCATCCGGCTGCTCGACCAACTCCCCAAGACAGTCAGCCCGTCCCCGATCCCCGACGCCCCGACCGTCGCCGCGGTCCTCGAAGGCGGCTTCCACGGCTGGCAGGCACTCGCCGACCAACAGGCCGAGCTCGACTCGTGGTCCGCGCGCCACCTCGACCGGCTCGCCGCCGTCGAGCGCGACTGGCTCGCCGAATCCGCCGGAGACTGCCTCCTCCACGTGGACCTGCGCGCCGACAACATGCTCATGCGCGACGGCGACGCCCTCGCCATCGACTGGGCCTACCTCCACCAGGGCGCCGCCTGGATCGACCCCGCCTTCCTGGTCCCCCAACTGATCCGCGCCGGCCACACCCCCGCCCAGGCCGAAGCCCTCATCGCGGACGTCGCCTCCTGGGCCGCCGCCCCACCGGACGCGATCACCGCCTTCGCCGCCGCCCAGGCCGGCTACTGGGAACGCGGCTCCCGCCTCCCCGCCCCACCCGGGGTGCCCTACCTGCGCGGCTACCAGGCCGCCATGGCCGCCGTCGGCCGGACCTGGATCGGGTTCCGCACCGGCTGGCACTGA
- a CDS encoding alpha/beta hydrolase, whose amino-acid sequence MAATALVRTALNATSRIAVAPPGRVAFELFRHPIRRSRVRPAEQEAHGRAVTGELVVNGKRVRVYRWGDGRRPVLLVHGWRSRASRFAPYVQGLLDLGMSPVAFDAPGHGDSGGRATTILEYRELIGRLAERHGPFEAAVAHSFGACCTLLAMAEGVPVGRFVSIAGLAEFGYLVEGFAAIMGLNERLERDLARRIERVLLPGAGDVWRRFDATRHPELVDAPILAVHDEDDDVVPYRQSRLLLAAYGEERLRLITTRGLGHRRVLSEPTVVDNVLAFLAESRSAAAA is encoded by the coding sequence ATGGCTGCTACCGCTCTCGTGCGCACCGCCCTGAACGCCACCTCCCGGATCGCCGTCGCCCCGCCGGGGCGGGTGGCCTTCGAACTGTTCCGGCACCCGATCCGGCGCAGCCGGGTCCGCCCGGCCGAGCAGGAGGCGCACGGGCGCGCGGTGACCGGGGAGCTGGTGGTGAACGGGAAGCGGGTGCGGGTCTACCGCTGGGGCGACGGGCGGCGGCCGGTGCTGCTCGTGCACGGCTGGCGGTCCCGGGCGTCCCGGTTCGCGCCGTACGTGCAGGGGCTGCTGGACCTCGGGATGAGCCCGGTCGCCTTCGACGCGCCGGGGCACGGCGACTCCGGCGGGCGGGCGACCACGATCCTGGAGTACCGCGAGCTGATCGGTCGGCTGGCCGAGCGGCACGGCCCGTTCGAGGCGGCCGTGGCGCACTCCTTCGGGGCCTGCTGCACGCTGCTCGCGATGGCGGAGGGGGTGCCGGTCGGGCGGTTCGTCTCGATCGCGGGGCTCGCCGAATTCGGTTACCTGGTCGAGGGGTTCGCGGCCATCATGGGCCTGAACGAGCGCCTGGAGCGGGATCTGGCGCGCCGGATCGAGCGGGTCCTGCTGCCGGGCGCCGGCGACGTCTGGCGGCGCTTCGACGCCACCCGCCACCCGGAGCTGGTCGACGCGCCGATCCTGGCGGTGCACGACGAGGACGACGACGTCGTCCCGTACCGCCAGTCGCGCCTGCTGCTCGCGGCGTACGGGGAGGAGCGGCTGCGCCTGATCACCACCCGCGGCCTCGGGCACCGCCGGGTGCTGTCCGAGCCGACGGTGGTCGACAACGTGCTCGCCTTCCTCGCCGAGTCGCGGTCCGCCGCCGCGGCCTGA
- a CDS encoding excalibur calcium-binding domain-containing protein, producing the protein MHPYQAPAPPPPDQRTTGNRLVRIALLVFLPPVAAVLVWRSRRLHVGVKVALTAWCLFMSLFWLAATFGSDQKKDDAPVPAATVTVTASPSPSASPTPTPTPTPTPTPEPTPTPTPEPTPTPTPTPTVPVPAVTTKAAEPTPEPEEHTTAPAAAYYKNCTEAKAAGAAPLHRGEPGYRAALDADHDGVACER; encoded by the coding sequence GTGCACCCGTACCAAGCCCCCGCGCCGCCGCCGCCGGATCAGCGGACGACGGGAAACCGCCTGGTGCGGATCGCGCTGCTGGTGTTCCTGCCGCCGGTGGCGGCCGTGCTGGTGTGGCGTTCGCGGCGGCTGCACGTCGGGGTGAAGGTGGCGCTGACGGCGTGGTGCCTGTTCATGTCGCTGTTCTGGCTGGCGGCGACCTTCGGGTCGGACCAGAAGAAGGACGACGCTCCCGTGCCCGCCGCCACCGTCACCGTTACCGCCTCGCCCTCGCCCTCGGCGAGCCCGACGCCGACGCCGACGCCGACGCCGACCCCGACGCCGGAACCGACCCCGACTCCCACGCCGGAGCCCACCCCGACGCCCACGCCCACGCCCACGGTGCCGGTGCCCGCCGTGACGACCAAGGCGGCGGAGCCCACCCCCGAGCCGGAGGAGCACACCACGGCGCCGGCCGCCGCGTACTACAAGAACTGCACGGAGGCGAAGGCCGCCGGCGCCGCGCCGCTGCACCGCGGGGAGCCCGGCTACCGCGCCGCGCTGGACGCGGACCACGACGGGGTCGCCTGCGAGCGCTAG
- a CDS encoding albusnodin/ikarugamycin family macrolactam cyclase: protein MWWFGGTPGRSTGSPVGARGVWRRPDLWSAGMPVRQVCGAGGLRLAVFGPCGATDAELARLATVADIDAVATAWSGAYTLVLDDGRGALTVWADPAGAAPVYATRTANGPVWASSSLALASLTGAGPDTAWLAARLADPTAWASDRSAWVGVEQIPPGHRWTATERGACTITPFWRRLELAWPDAVRRLRDDLAGAVAVRVTDRVVSSDLSGGLDSSTLAVLAARHGPVTGFTYHPKGRDEGGDLDHARAVARAVPRIRHRLMALGPEHLPFAGPGTLPPTDEPAPSAMTFAQLDAQLSALASNGVSVHLTGDGGDSLFMPPPAHLADLARSGRLLRLARDAQTWARLYRTSPWTAVASAVGDPGKLGTTATMPWLTADARDLAASVTTPHRDTGGLGHADTLLLQEVRHVGRTAATENQLAAAHGITMHNPFTDTRVLESVLAAPAADRWSARRYKPMLSDAVAGLLPPSVLDRGAKGVFTADHHHGLRANQAAVLDLVDGHLAALGLLRPAALRSLLRNAVLGADIPWGLIEPVLGTELWLRTAESAVRAIRWKNTA, encoded by the coding sequence ATGTGGTGGTTCGGAGGGACGCCCGGTCGGAGTACCGGTTCCCCGGTGGGTGCTCGGGGCGTGTGGCGCCGACCGGATCTCTGGTCGGCCGGGATGCCGGTACGTCAGGTGTGCGGTGCCGGCGGGCTGCGGCTGGCGGTGTTCGGGCCCTGCGGCGCGACCGACGCGGAACTGGCCCGTCTCGCCACGGTCGCCGACATCGACGCGGTGGCCACCGCCTGGTCCGGCGCGTACACGCTCGTGCTGGATGACGGACGCGGCGCGCTGACCGTGTGGGCGGACCCCGCCGGAGCGGCCCCTGTCTACGCCACCCGTACGGCCAACGGCCCTGTGTGGGCGTCGAGTTCACTCGCGCTGGCCTCGCTGACCGGTGCCGGCCCGGACACCGCGTGGCTGGCCGCGCGCTTGGCCGACCCCACCGCCTGGGCGTCCGACCGCTCGGCCTGGGTCGGGGTGGAGCAGATCCCGCCGGGACACCGCTGGACGGCCACCGAACGCGGAGCCTGCACGATCACGCCGTTCTGGCGCCGCCTCGAACTGGCCTGGCCCGACGCCGTGCGGCGACTCCGTGACGACCTGGCCGGTGCGGTGGCGGTCCGGGTCACGGACCGGGTGGTCTCCTCGGACCTGTCCGGCGGCCTGGACTCCAGCACCCTGGCCGTCCTGGCCGCGCGGCACGGGCCGGTGACCGGCTTCACCTACCACCCCAAGGGCCGCGATGAGGGCGGGGACCTCGACCACGCGCGTGCCGTCGCCCGTGCCGTCCCCCGCATCCGCCACCGGCTGATGGCGCTGGGGCCCGAACACCTCCCGTTCGCCGGCCCCGGCACGCTCCCGCCCACCGACGAACCCGCCCCGTCCGCGATGACCTTCGCCCAACTCGACGCGCAGCTGAGCGCCTTGGCATCGAACGGCGTCAGCGTGCACCTGACCGGCGACGGCGGCGACTCGCTGTTCATGCCGCCCCCGGCCCACCTGGCGGATCTCGCCCGCTCCGGCCGCCTGCTGCGCCTGGCCCGCGACGCCCAGACCTGGGCCCGGCTGTACCGGACGAGCCCGTGGACGGCCGTGGCCTCCGCCGTGGGCGACCCCGGCAAGCTCGGCACCACCGCGACGATGCCCTGGCTCACCGCCGACGCCCGCGACCTCGCCGCGTCCGTCACCACCCCGCACCGCGACACGGGCGGTCTCGGCCACGCGGACACCCTGCTGCTCCAAGAGGTCCGCCACGTCGGCCGCACCGCCGCGACGGAGAACCAACTCGCCGCCGCCCACGGCATCACCATGCACAATCCCTTCACCGACACCCGCGTCCTGGAGTCGGTCCTCGCCGCGCCCGCCGCCGACCGCTGGTCGGCCCGGCGCTACAAGCCGATGCTGTCCGACGCCGTGGCCGGACTGCTCCCGCCGAGCGTCCTCGATCGGGGCGCGAAAGGCGTCTTCACCGCCGACCACCACCACGGGCTACGCGCCAACCAGGCTGCCGTCCTGGACCTGGTGGACGGCCACCTCGCCGCCCTCGGCCTGCTCCGGCCCGCCGCGCTGCGCTCGCTGCTGCGCAATGCCGTCCTCGGGGCGGACATCCCGTGGGGCCTGATCGAACCCGTCCTCGGCACCGAACTTTGGCTCCGCACCGCCGAGTCGGCCGTCCGGGCGATCCGCTGGAAGAACACGGCATGA
- a CDS encoding IS481 family transposase: MPHRNAPLTETGRLRLARCVVEDGWPLRRAAERFQVSPTTAKRWADRYRMLGEAGMTDRSSRPHRGPRRTPTRTERRIIKVRVLRRWGPARIAYLLRLNPATAHRVLARYQLARLAHLDRATGRPIRRHERSTPGELVHVDIKKLGNIPDGGGHKVRGRRGSPSRSGVGYSYPHNAVDDHSRLAYSEILTDERKETATAFWARANEFFARAGITVERVLTDNGSRYRSRLWREALAAGGVTHKRTRPYRPQTNGKVERFNRTLLDEWAYARPYRTEQERRNAFPVWLHTYNHHRGHTALRGLPPASRVPNLTSQNS; encoded by the coding sequence ATGCCACACCGTAACGCACCGCTGACCGAGACCGGACGCCTGCGCCTGGCCCGCTGCGTGGTCGAGGACGGGTGGCCGCTGAGGCGGGCCGCCGAGCGCTTCCAGGTCTCCCCGACCACGGCCAAGCGCTGGGCCGACCGCTACCGCATGCTCGGCGAGGCCGGCATGACCGACCGATCCTCACGACCTCACCGCGGCCCCCGCCGGACCCCGACCCGCACCGAACGCCGGATCATCAAGGTCCGCGTGCTCCGCCGCTGGGGACCGGCCCGCATCGCCTACCTGCTGCGACTCAACCCGGCCACCGCGCACCGGGTCCTCGCCCGCTACCAGCTCGCCCGCCTGGCCCACCTCGACCGTGCCACCGGACGCCCGATACGACGCCACGAGCGTTCCACACCGGGAGAGTTGGTCCACGTCGACATCAAGAAGCTCGGCAACATCCCCGACGGAGGCGGCCACAAGGTACGCGGACGCAGAGGCAGCCCGTCCCGATCGGGCGTCGGCTACAGCTATCCGCACAACGCGGTCGACGACCACTCCCGCCTGGCCTACAGCGAGATCCTCACGGACGAGCGCAAGGAGACCGCGACCGCGTTCTGGGCTCGGGCGAACGAGTTCTTCGCCCGGGCCGGGATCACCGTCGAACGCGTACTGACCGACAACGGCTCCCGCTACCGCTCCCGGCTGTGGCGCGAAGCCCTCGCGGCCGGCGGCGTCACGCACAAGCGCACCCGCCCCTACAGGCCGCAGACCAACGGCAAGGTCGAACGCTTCAACCGCACCCTGCTCGACGAGTGGGCCTACGCCAGGCCCTACCGCACCGAACAGGAACGCCGGAACGCCTTCCCCGTCTGGCTCCACACCTACAATCACCACCGCGGACACACCGCACTCAGGGGATTGCCACCCGCCAGCCGCGTCCCCAACCTCACGAGTCAGAACAGCTAG
- a CDS encoding recombination directionality factor, which produces MTVLALPLTDEHLPLWPTAPTTGRFYTGRRKENRPESLPSWRLSDTTAETASAVALVLGGLPTLDDGQADLVTRSAVLPVVLDSPAAVSTELRLWGPKGLVHHCDGTLFLSPSDLRGMPCGCPVSAGERSALAKRLQAPQPETTVSFRLAGHPELGRFEFRSPSRLFADSAAEVRSRLVGATGDTICRLALELVTVLVSGGAELSFRAPRLAID; this is translated from the coding sequence GTGACCGTCCTCGCCCTACCGCTCACGGACGAACACCTTCCTCTGTGGCCGACGGCTCCGACCACGGGACGCTTCTACACCGGGCGTCGGAAGGAGAACCGCCCTGAGTCGCTGCCGAGTTGGCGGCTGTCCGACACCACTGCGGAAACGGCCTCGGCCGTCGCCCTGGTCCTCGGCGGCCTGCCGACGTTGGACGACGGACAAGCCGATCTGGTGACTCGCTCGGCCGTTCTTCCGGTTGTCCTCGACAGCCCCGCCGCCGTGTCCACCGAACTGCGGCTGTGGGGCCCGAAGGGGCTCGTCCACCACTGCGACGGAACGCTGTTCCTATCGCCTTCCGACCTGCGCGGTATGCCGTGCGGCTGCCCCGTCTCGGCCGGCGAACGCTCCGCGCTCGCCAAGCGGCTCCAAGCTCCGCAACCGGAGACCACAGTCTCCTTCCGGCTCGCCGGACACCCGGAGCTGGGCCGGTTCGAGTTCCGGTCGCCCTCCCGGCTGTTCGCCGACTCCGCCGCCGAGGTCCGTTCCCGGCTCGTCGGGGCCACGGGCGACACCATCTGCCGCCTCGCCCTCGAACTGGTCACCGTCCTCGTGTCCGGTGGCGCTGAACTGTCCTTCCGAGCACCACGGTTGGCCATCGACTGA
- a CDS encoding SigE family RNA polymerase sigma factor: MRGQDELSFERYAAGAGRRLYRTAYLLCGDRHRAEDLAQTTLAKLFAHWRRASRMDHLDAYARTVLTRTFLGEQRRRAVARRLGVLAAAPPEAAPGQDSDLRVTLLLALAELPARARAMVVLRYWEDLSVETVAELLGCSTGTVKSQCSRALARLREQLGEPHPYASA, from the coding sequence ATGCGCGGGCAGGACGAGTTGAGCTTCGAACGGTACGCGGCGGGGGCCGGACGGCGGCTCTACCGGACGGCGTACCTGCTGTGCGGGGACCGGCACCGGGCCGAGGACCTCGCCCAGACCACGCTGGCCAAGCTGTTCGCGCACTGGCGGCGGGCGTCCCGGATGGACCACCTGGACGCCTACGCCAGGACGGTGCTGACCCGGACCTTCCTCGGCGAGCAGCGCCGGCGGGCGGTGGCCCGGCGGCTCGGGGTGCTGGCGGCGGCGCCGCCCGAGGCGGCGCCGGGGCAGGACTCCGACCTGCGGGTGACGCTGCTGCTCGCGCTCGCCGAACTGCCCGCCCGGGCAAGGGCGATGGTCGTCCTGCGGTACTGGGAGGACCTGAGCGTCGAGACCGTCGCCGAGCTGCTGGGCTGCAGCACCGGCACCGTCAAGAGCCAGTGCTCGCGCGCCCTGGCCCGGCTGCGCGAGCAGTTGGGCGAGCCGCACCCGTACGCGTCGGCGTGA
- a CDS encoding GNAT family N-acetyltransferase, with product MTRTPLVLLDGTRVSLAATSRDHLEDYHRWENDPGTILGFGTQVAQSWEVRAAGWEAQGRNRDYPQFEVVDAADRAPLGVTTLSIDPAVRTAEFVILLAPEARGKGFATEATVLTLRWAFEYAALRMVWLKVLEPNAAGLAAYRKAGFRPAGRLRRAGYWRGRECDELLMDATAEGFLPAAGAA from the coding sequence GTGACCCGCACCCCGCTCGTCCTGCTCGACGGCACCCGCGTCAGCCTGGCCGCCACCAGCCGCGACCACCTGGAGGACTACCACCGCTGGGAGAACGACCCCGGCACCATCCTCGGCTTCGGCACCCAGGTCGCCCAGTCGTGGGAGGTCCGCGCGGCCGGTTGGGAGGCGCAGGGCCGCAACCGGGACTACCCGCAGTTCGAGGTCGTCGACGCCGCCGACCGCGCCCCGCTCGGTGTCACCACGCTCTCGATCGATCCGGCCGTCCGGACCGCCGAGTTCGTGATCCTCCTCGCCCCCGAAGCCCGCGGAAAGGGCTTCGCCACCGAGGCGACCGTGCTCACCCTGCGCTGGGCCTTCGAGTACGCCGCGCTGCGCATGGTCTGGCTGAAGGTCCTGGAGCCGAACGCGGCGGGCCTCGCCGCCTACCGGAAGGCCGGGTTCCGGCCCGCCGGCCGCCTGCGCCGGGCCGGGTACTGGCGCGGGCGGGAGTGCGACGAGCTGCTGATGGACGCCACGGCGGAGGGCTTCCTGCCGGCGGCGGGCGCGGCCTGA
- a CDS encoding maltokinase N-terminal cap-like domain-containing protein — protein MATIHRTTMEPGKLELLAAWLPGQEWFRPGGGELVRAGGFRLDDPAGEVGIELMVVADGRDAYLVPMAYRGAPLADAPEGALIGTAEHGVLGTRWFYDGAQDPVVRAELARLLRGEAVPQRQSESDAVDEDVAVSPASGPVEPVLRRVLAPLGEPAGDPAPGEAVAAYTAPDGSVRRAVFVADGRV, from the coding sequence GTGGCGACGATCCACCGCACCACCATGGAGCCGGGCAAGTTGGAGCTGCTGGCGGCCTGGCTGCCCGGACAGGAGTGGTTCCGGCCGGGCGGCGGCGAGTTGGTGCGGGCCGGGGGCTTCCGGCTGGACGACCCGGCGGGGGAGGTCGGGATCGAGCTGATGGTGGTCGCGGACGGCCGGGACGCCTACCTGGTGCCGATGGCCTACCGGGGCGCGCCGCTGGCGGACGCGCCGGAGGGCGCGCTGATCGGGACGGCGGAGCACGGCGTGCTGGGCACCCGCTGGTTCTACGACGGCGCCCAGGACCCGGTGGTGCGCGCCGAGTTGGCGCGGCTGCTGCGCGGGGAGGCGGTCCCGCAGCGGCAGAGCGAGAGCGACGCGGTGGACGAGGACGTGGCGGTCTCGCCGGCGTCCGGCCCGGTCGAGCCGGTGCTGCGCCGGGTGCTGGCCCCGCTCGGGGAGCCGGCCGGGGACCCGGCGCCGGGCGAGGCGGTCGCCGCCTACACCGCGCCGGACGGCTCGGTGCGGCGCGCGGTGTTCGTGGCGGACGGACGAGTCTGA
- a CDS encoding recombinase family protein, translating into MSTPNVITGMDVHAAIYSRQSDARENASEASTITQREKGVEEARKRNAASITHYEDLGISAFTGVERPDFEKLLQACRAGRINLLIVYYISRLSRLDPLDAIPIVIELLNLGVTIVSVTEGEFRKGNLVDLIHLIMRLDQSHNESKNKSEAVAGAKNTARDLGGYTGGKAPYGFELKAVTRFTADGKPIVVQILVHTEKEPEVIQGWWATIKKHKDEPYDPKQRRHPGSLGGIVNSMNNEVIVPTRGATYGKKTKDSAWDTKTVKRILRDPRIAGFAAIPVYKITEDGQTTTQIESYRILRDPETMKPLQIYDPIIPPEEWYELQEWLDGRGRGKGLSRGQALLSAMDVLFCECGAVKTSHGDASRVKRSYRCRRRKVLPGQHAGECTISQPALDDHTARSVFALLREVENDHEALAVLAEATRRFGVANEAPEHARERAMLVAERADAVRALEDLYDDRKAGGFRGDIGRRRFIAEETALLSLLEAAEARIATLEEVITPVIPIAEWLPADPAADPIGPGSWWAGATIAERRKFIKLFVDRITVYKSKERGGRTPVHERVTIDFAKRSEQAEESAGRAL; encoded by the coding sequence GTGTCCACACCAAACGTCATCACCGGTATGGACGTCCATGCGGCCATCTACTCCCGCCAGTCCGACGCGCGGGAGAACGCGAGCGAGGCGTCCACCATCACTCAGCGCGAAAAAGGCGTTGAGGAGGCCAGGAAGCGCAACGCCGCGTCCATCACCCACTACGAAGACCTCGGCATCTCCGCCTTCACGGGGGTCGAGCGGCCGGACTTCGAGAAGCTGTTGCAGGCGTGCCGCGCGGGCCGGATCAACCTGCTGATCGTCTACTACATCAGCCGCCTGTCCCGGCTGGACCCGCTCGATGCGATCCCGATCGTGATCGAGCTGCTGAACCTCGGCGTGACCATCGTCAGTGTCACCGAGGGTGAGTTCCGCAAGGGCAACCTGGTGGACCTGATCCATCTGATCATGAGGCTCGACCAGTCCCACAACGAGAGCAAGAACAAGAGCGAAGCCGTCGCCGGGGCGAAGAACACCGCCCGTGACCTCGGCGGGTACACCGGAGGCAAGGCTCCGTACGGGTTCGAACTCAAGGCAGTGACCAGGTTCACGGCGGACGGCAAGCCCATCGTCGTCCAGATCCTGGTGCACACGGAGAAAGAGCCCGAGGTCATTCAGGGCTGGTGGGCGACGATCAAGAAGCACAAGGACGAGCCGTACGACCCGAAGCAGCGACGGCACCCGGGCTCGCTGGGTGGCATCGTCAACAGTATGAACAACGAGGTCATCGTGCCCACGCGCGGAGCGACCTACGGGAAGAAGACCAAGGACAGCGCGTGGGACACGAAGACCGTCAAGCGCATCTTGCGCGATCCTCGGATAGCCGGGTTCGCGGCCATACCTGTGTACAAGATCACCGAGGACGGCCAGACGACGACCCAGATCGAGAGCTACCGCATCCTGCGAGACCCCGAGACCATGAAGCCGCTCCAGATCTACGACCCGATCATCCCGCCCGAGGAGTGGTACGAACTCCAGGAGTGGCTTGACGGCCGGGGCCGAGGAAAGGGCCTGTCGAGGGGCCAAGCGCTGCTCAGTGCGATGGACGTGCTGTTCTGCGAGTGCGGTGCGGTGAAGACCTCGCATGGCGACGCCAGCAGGGTCAAGCGGTCATATCGGTGCCGCCGCCGCAAGGTGCTGCCGGGCCAGCACGCCGGGGAGTGCACCATCAGCCAGCCAGCGCTTGACGACCACACGGCCCGGAGCGTCTTCGCCCTGCTGCGCGAGGTTGAGAACGATCATGAAGCGCTGGCCGTCCTCGCCGAGGCCACTCGTCGCTTCGGCGTGGCCAACGAGGCACCCGAGCATGCCCGTGAACGCGCGATGCTGGTGGCCGAGAGGGCTGACGCCGTGCGAGCCCTCGAAGATCTGTACGACGACCGCAAGGCGGGCGGTTTCCGGGGTGACATCGGCCGACGCCGGTTCATTGCGGAGGAGACTGCCCTGCTGAGCCTGCTCGAAGCCGCAGAGGCCCGGATAGCGACGTTGGAGGAGGTCATCACGCCGGTGATCCCCATCGCGGAGTGGCTGCCCGCAGACCCGGCCGCCGACCCGATCGGCCCGGGCTCCTGGTGGGCGGGTGCGACCATCGCGGAGCGCCGGAAGTTCATCAAGCTCTTCGTGGACCGCATCACCGTCTACAAGTCCAAGGAGCGCGGTGGGCGGACGCCCGTTCACGAGCGGGTGACGATCGACTTTGCGAAGCGGAGCGAGCAGGCGGAGGAGAGCGCCGGACGAGCCCTGTAG
- a CDS encoding DUF5302 domain-containing protein yields the protein MSSDTAPTAEPAPETPAAEVDAGEETAAPDDQKAKFLAALQRKGGKNPGATGGPGGDSKIHGTHGAAGGKRTFRRKSGG from the coding sequence ATGAGCAGCGACACCGCCCCGACCGCCGAGCCCGCGCCGGAGACCCCCGCCGCCGAGGTCGACGCCGGCGAGGAGACCGCCGCCCCGGACGACCAGAAGGCCAAGTTCCTGGCCGCGCTGCAGCGCAAGGGCGGCAAGAACCCCGGCGCGACCGGCGGCCCCGGCGGCGACTCGAAGATCCACGGCACGCACGGCGCGGCCGGCGGCAAGCGCACCTTCCGCCGCAAGAGCGGCGGCTGA
- a CDS encoding lasso peptide biosynthesis B2 protein encodes MRPHPTADTVTALTRHAGVVVDYRTGTTVLLTGDALSRWLAALEGSSAPAPVTVPDSSVSWGTSEVPVRLPALDRPPLPWRLAATAVLAGTLCVRTLGPRAERFGRLRRLAETGDALPPPSARHARLAVRSVRWAARNVPARVACLEESVAVALLLALGGRGGAWRHGIAADPIRLHAWVCDGDGRPVEEPAPTDRYTPINPRPRTRRP; translated from the coding sequence ATGAGGCCGCACCCGACCGCCGACACCGTCACCGCGCTGACCCGCCACGCGGGCGTGGTCGTCGACTACCGCACCGGCACGACCGTCCTGCTCACCGGCGACGCGCTGAGCCGCTGGCTCGCCGCCCTCGAAGGCAGCTCCGCGCCGGCCCCGGTGACGGTCCCCGACTCGTCCGTCTCCTGGGGCACCAGCGAAGTGCCCGTCCGGCTGCCGGCCCTCGACCGGCCCCCGCTTCCCTGGCGGCTGGCGGCAACCGCCGTACTGGCCGGCACCCTCTGCGTCCGTACCCTCGGCCCCCGCGCGGAGCGGTTCGGACGGCTGCGCCGCCTCGCCGAGACGGGCGACGCGCTGCCGCCCCCGTCCGCCCGGCACGCCCGCCTCGCGGTGCGCTCCGTCCGCTGGGCCGCGCGGAACGTCCCCGCGCGGGTGGCCTGCCTGGAAGAGTCGGTCGCCGTCGCGCTGCTGCTCGCGCTCGGCGGGCGCGGCGGTGCCTGGCGCCACGGCATCGCGGCCGATCCGATCCGGCTGCACGCCTGGGTCTGCGACGGCGACGGGCGACCGGTCGAGGAACCGGCGCCCACCGACCGCTACACCCCGATCAACCCCCGACCCCGAACGAGGCGCCCGTGA
- a CDS encoding albusnodin family lasso peptide, whose translation MQELTPLDGEPEGETVVLGDAALLTKGSSNNSVEGKRSPYDAG comes from the coding sequence ATGCAGGAACTCACCCCGCTCGACGGCGAGCCGGAGGGGGAGACCGTGGTCCTCGGCGACGCGGCGCTCCTGACCAAGGGCAGCTCGAACAACAGCGTCGAAGGCAAGCGCTCCCCGTACGACGCCGGCTGA